A genomic window from Sulfurospirillum multivorans DSM 12446 includes:
- a CDS encoding TRAP transporter small permease subunit, with translation MRHFFIETARKLSLGGVFIASTLLIMLVALILVEITLRYFFNTSTMRADEYSGYLYLALVCFGFGHTFLRDGHIRITFLTAKLSTKASSWVDIFAGLSTVGLLLFIFYRTVLLAWDSYQTGVVSEGVSATPLFIPQLALPLGFALFSMAVIAFILQRMGHHDC, from the coding sequence ATGAGACATTTTTTCATTGAGACTGCGCGAAAACTCTCCCTTGGGGGAGTTTTTATCGCTTCAACATTATTGATCATGCTTGTGGCTTTGATCTTGGTCGAGATAACCTTGCGTTATTTTTTTAACACCTCGACGATGCGTGCGGATGAGTACAGTGGATATCTCTACTTAGCCCTTGTCTGTTTTGGTTTTGGGCATACGTTTTTACGAGATGGGCATATTCGTATTACCTTTCTGACGGCTAAATTATCGACCAAAGCTTCTTCTTGGGTTGATATCTTTGCTGGTCTGAGCACCGTTGGGTTACTTTTGTTTATTTTTTATCGTACAGTATTGCTGGCATGGGATTCATACCAAACAGGCGTTGTTTCTGAGGGAGTATCGGCTACCCCACTTTTTATACCCCAACTGGCACTGCCTTTAGGTTTTGCACTGTTTAGTATGGCGGTGATTGCATTTATACTCCAAAGGATGGGACATCATGATTGCTGA
- a CDS encoding TRAP transporter substrate-binding protein: protein MLRKLVLLSCTVGALMAATIKMDLNAIYGANNVHTKGAEQFAALVDEYTKGSVKITVHAGGSLVKGSPLQAVKDGTVAMTDMFIPFTAGGGKVFGISALPFVAHSYDDAYKLYQISKPAYEKAAATWNQKMLYAVSWPPSGLYTKKPMNTKADFSDLKTRTYDKNSADFITIVGGSSVALPWGEVYSALSTGMVNSVVTSSASGKDGKFWEVLSDFTKINYAYPLQAVTINLDYWKSLDKAQQDALLKAAEKIEKSQWEASKTEDAVALKLISDNGVKITEASPELKKELDAVAQKMLDAYLMDADPMIKKIFTEYKKQ from the coding sequence ATGTTACGAAAATTGGTTCTTCTTTCATGTACGGTTGGCGCCTTGATGGCGGCCACAATTAAAATGGATCTTAACGCCATTTATGGAGCAAACAACGTCCATACAAAGGGTGCAGAACAGTTTGCAGCGTTGGTGGATGAGTACACCAAAGGCAGTGTGAAAATCACGGTTCATGCGGGAGGCTCACTGGTGAAAGGTAGCCCGCTTCAAGCGGTCAAAGATGGCACGGTTGCCATGACAGATATGTTCATCCCTTTCACAGCAGGTGGAGGTAAGGTGTTTGGTATTTCTGCGTTACCGTTTGTAGCACATTCTTATGATGACGCGTATAAACTCTATCAAATCTCAAAGCCTGCGTATGAAAAAGCCGCCGCCACATGGAATCAAAAAATGCTCTACGCCGTCTCTTGGCCGCCGAGTGGGCTCTACACTAAAAAACCGATGAATACTAAAGCGGATTTTAGTGATCTTAAAACCAGAACTTACGATAAAAACTCGGCTGATTTTATCACCATAGTGGGAGGAAGTTCTGTGGCATTGCCATGGGGTGAAGTTTATTCAGCACTTAGCACGGGCATGGTAAATTCAGTGGTCACCTCTTCGGCTTCTGGAAAAGATGGAAAATTTTGGGAAGTTTTGAGTGATTTTACAAAAATTAACTATGCCTATCCATTGCAAGCCGTGACGATTAACCTAGATTACTGGAAAAGCTTAGATAAAGCACAACAAGATGCGCTGTTAAAAGCGGCTGAGAAAATTGAAAAATCGCAGTGGGAAGCCAGTAAAACAGAAGATGCTGTAGCACTAAAATTGATCTCCGATAATGGCGTTAAGATCACAGAGGCAAGCCCTGAGCTTAAAAAAGAGTTGGATGCGGTTGCTCAAAAAATGCTGGATGCGTATCTGATGGATGCTGATCCAATGATCAAAAAAATCTTTACGGAATATAAAAAACAATGA
- a CDS encoding response regulator transcription factor, whose product MEASLEALKSMSVLCVEDEEGIRARLAKTLSYYFGTVYEARHGFEGLALYEAHHPDLIISDIGMNGMSGVELVATIRQNDKQTPIIMLTAYSKEEYLMELINLKIDHFILKPANAERLLEGIKRALDGKLIGRIKLGRDLLFSPLERKLFLKELEISLNKREKDFLLLLLQNQKKITTYAQIEDTLWDGKVMSSEALKTFIKDLRKKVTIEFLENLPQEGYRLIF is encoded by the coding sequence ATGGAAGCATCCTTAGAAGCATTAAAATCTATGAGCGTTTTATGTGTTGAAGATGAGGAGGGCATTCGTGCACGATTGGCAAAGACACTCTCCTACTATTTTGGAACCGTCTATGAAGCACGTCATGGATTTGAAGGGTTAGCGCTTTATGAGGCGCACCATCCTGATTTGATTATTAGCGATATTGGGATGAATGGCATGAGCGGCGTGGAGTTGGTTGCAACCATTCGTCAAAACGATAAACAAACGCCTATTATTATGCTGACCGCGTACAGTAAAGAGGAGTATTTAATGGAGCTGATTAATCTTAAAATTGATCATTTTATTCTCAAACCAGCCAATGCTGAGCGCCTTTTAGAGGGCATTAAACGCGCACTGGATGGCAAATTGATTGGGCGTATCAAACTAGGACGGGATCTTTTATTCTCTCCATTAGAGCGAAAACTGTTTTTGAAAGAGCTTGAAATTAGCCTCAACAAACGAGAGAAAGATTTTTTGCTTTTATTGCTACAGAATCAGAAAAAAATTACAACCTATGCACAGATCGAAGATACCCTTTGGGATGGAAAAGTCATGAGCAGCGAAGCCCTTAAAACGTTTATTAAAGATTTGCGTAAAAAGGTAACAATAGAGTTTTTAGAGAATCTCCCCCAAGAAGGGTATCGGCTTATTTTTTAA